A single genomic interval of Shewanella halotolerans harbors:
- the ileS gene encoding isoleucine--tRNA ligase has product MSDYKSTLNLPETEFPMRGNLAQREPEMLKSWTEKKLYQKIRESRTGAKPFILHDGPPYANGSIHIGHSVNKILKDIIIKSKTLSGFDAPYIPGWDCHGLPIELKVEQKVGKPGQKVSAAEFRQKCREYAAAQVDGQREDFIRLGVLGDWQNPYLTMNFDTEANIVRSLAKVIDNGHLHKGVKPVHWCTDCGSALAEAEVEYEDKTSPAIDVAFVAVDQAAVLAKFGLEQFDAEVATVIWTTTPWTLPANRGLSMAGDIDYDLVEFIKDGSKRAIIVAQELAESCIERYGAESHSVLGTVKGQALELLRFKHPFYDFDVPVIIGDHVTVDSGTGVVHTAPGHGQDDFVIGQKYGLEVANPVGDNGVYKPDTEFFAGQHVFKANDNVVALLEEKGALLNHVAYRHSYPHCWRHKTPIIFRATPQWFISMDQKGLRTQSLSEIEKTQWIPDWGQSRIEKMVENRPDWCISRQRTWGVPITLFVHRDTEELHPDSVALMERVAHRIEQEGIQAWWDLDAAELLGEEADQYRKVTDTLDVWYDSGSTFSSVVAARPEYNGHPVDLYLEGSDQHRGWFMSSLMISTAMNGKAPYKQVLTHGFTVDGQGRKMSKSIGNVIAPLQVTNKLGADILRLWVAATDYSGEMTVSDEILKRSADAYRRIRNTARFLLANLNGFDPVNDTVAVEDMVALDRWVVRRAAALQAEILEAYEQYNFHLVTQKLMQFCSVELGSFYLDIIKDRQYTAKGDSLARRSCQSALFLIAEAMVRWIAPILSFTADEVWQSLPGEREEFVFTQTWFEGLVSVTLDSDLSDEYWANLITVRDEVNKAIEQARREQRVGGSLEAEVTLYADNALTESLALLGDELRFVLLTSNTQIAPLASAGDDAVETELAGLKLLVAKTEAAKCDRCWHHREDVGQVEAHPLLCTRCVTNIEGDGEVRQFA; this is encoded by the coding sequence ATGAGCGACTATAAATCTACTTTAAACTTGCCGGAAACTGAGTTTCCGATGCGTGGTAATCTGGCACAACGTGAGCCAGAGATGTTGAAATCTTGGACAGAAAAGAAACTGTACCAAAAGATTCGTGAAAGCCGCACAGGTGCTAAGCCATTCATTCTGCATGATGGCCCACCGTACGCTAACGGTAGCATTCATATTGGTCACTCAGTAAATAAGATCCTTAAAGACATTATTATCAAGTCTAAGACCCTGTCGGGTTTTGACGCGCCTTATATTCCAGGCTGGGACTGTCACGGTCTGCCAATCGAGCTTAAGGTCGAGCAGAAAGTGGGTAAGCCTGGCCAGAAGGTCTCTGCGGCCGAGTTTCGTCAAAAGTGTCGCGAATATGCCGCGGCTCAGGTAGATGGTCAGCGTGAAGACTTTATCCGTCTTGGCGTGCTGGGTGACTGGCAAAACCCATACCTCACCATGAACTTTGACACCGAAGCCAACATAGTTCGCTCTTTGGCTAAGGTGATCGACAATGGCCACCTGCACAAAGGTGTTAAGCCTGTGCACTGGTGTACCGATTGTGGTTCTGCACTGGCTGAAGCGGAAGTTGAATATGAAGATAAGACTTCACCTGCAATTGACGTTGCCTTTGTGGCGGTCGATCAAGCGGCTGTGCTGGCTAAATTCGGCCTGGAGCAATTTGACGCCGAAGTGGCGACCGTTATCTGGACTACAACGCCTTGGACACTGCCTGCTAACCGCGGCCTCTCAATGGCCGGTGATATCGATTACGATCTGGTTGAGTTCATTAAAGATGGCAGCAAGCGCGCGATTATTGTGGCGCAGGAGCTGGCTGAGTCTTGCATCGAGCGTTACGGCGCCGAGTCGCATAGCGTGCTGGGCACAGTGAAAGGTCAGGCGCTGGAACTGCTGCGCTTTAAGCATCCTTTCTATGATTTTGATGTGCCTGTCATCATTGGCGACCACGTCACTGTTGATTCGGGTACCGGTGTGGTACACACGGCGCCTGGCCACGGTCAGGACGACTTTGTTATCGGTCAAAAATATGGTCTGGAAGTGGCTAACCCTGTAGGGGATAACGGTGTCTACAAGCCAGATACCGAGTTCTTCGCCGGCCAACATGTCTTTAAAGCCAACGATAATGTGGTTGCACTGCTCGAAGAGAAGGGCGCACTGCTGAATCATGTGGCTTATCGTCACAGCTACCCACACTGCTGGCGCCACAAGACACCTATTATCTTCCGCGCGACGCCGCAGTGGTTCATCTCTATGGACCAAAAAGGCTTACGTACTCAGTCGCTGAGCGAGATCGAGAAGACGCAATGGATCCCTGACTGGGGTCAGAGCCGTATCGAGAAGATGGTCGAGAATCGTCCAGATTGGTGTATCTCACGTCAACGTACCTGGGGCGTGCCTATCACCCTGTTCGTGCACCGTGATACCGAAGAGTTGCACCCTGACAGCGTTGCCCTGATGGAGCGCGTTGCCCATCGCATCGAACAAGAAGGCATTCAGGCCTGGTGGGATCTCGACGCCGCAGAGCTGTTAGGCGAAGAAGCCGACCAATACCGTAAGGTCACAGACACTTTAGATGTATGGTATGACTCAGGCTCTACCTTCTCATCTGTGGTTGCCGCGCGTCCTGAATACAATGGTCATCCGGTGGATCTCTACCTGGAAGGTAGCGACCAGCACCGTGGTTGGTTCATGTCATCGCTGATGATCTCGACTGCCATGAACGGCAAGGCGCCTTACAAGCAGGTGTTGACCCATGGTTTCACCGTGGATGGCCAGGGCCGTAAGATGTCTAAGTCGATAGGTAACGTGATTGCCCCGCTGCAAGTCACCAACAAGCTAGGTGCCGACATTCTGCGTCTTTGGGTGGCCGCGACCGATTATAGCGGCGAGATGACAGTATCCGATGAGATCCTCAAGCGTAGCGCCGATGCTTACCGTCGTATCCGTAATACGGCGCGTTTCCTGCTGGCTAACCTGAACGGTTTTGATCCGGTTAACGACACAGTTGCCGTCGAAGATATGGTTGCGCTGGATCGCTGGGTGGTGCGCCGCGCCGCAGCCTTGCAGGCCGAGATCTTAGAGGCTTATGAGCAATATAACTTCCACTTGGTGACCCAGAAACTGATGCAGTTCTGCTCTGTTGAGCTAGGCAGCTTCTATCTGGATATCATCAAAGACAGACAGTACACGGCTAAGGGTGACAGCCTGGCACGTCGTAGCTGCCAGAGCGCGCTGTTCCTGATTGCCGAAGCCATGGTGCGCTGGATTGCGCCTATTCTGAGCTTTACCGCCGATGAGGTATGGCAATCGCTGCCGGGTGAACGTGAAGAGTTTGTCTTTACTCAGACTTGGTTCGAAGGCCTGGTCTCTGTGACCCTAGATAGTGACCTGAGCGACGAGTATTGGGCAAATCTCATCACAGTACGTGATGAGGTGAACAAGGCCATCGAGCAGGCGCGCCGCGAGCAGCGTGTCGGTGGTTCGTTAGAAGCCGAAGTGACTCTCTATGCCGATAACGCGCTAACCGAGTCTCTGGCGCTGCTGGGGGATGAGCTGCGCTTCGTGCTGCTGACCTCTAATACTCAGATTGCCCCGCTGGCGAGTGCCGGTGACGATGCAGTTGAGACAGAGCTGGCTGGTCTTAAGCTATTAGTGGCTAAGACTGAGGCGGCCAAGTGCGATCGCTGCTGGCATCACAGAGAAGATGTGGGTCAGGTTGAAGCGCACCCACTGCTTTGTACACGCTGCGTGACCAACATCGAAGGTGACGGCGAAGTTCGCCAGTTCGCATAA
- the ribF gene encoding bifunctional riboflavin kinase/FAD synthetase — MELIRGIHNILPRHQGCVLTIGNFDGVHRGHAEVIAALVKKAKQHGVPATLMTFEPQPQELFKGDNAPARLSLLRDKIVLLDELGIDRLLCVNFNQKFAAMPAEAFIEDLLVKQLGVKYLVVGDDFCFGKQRRGNFAMLKAAGEKYGFAVVNTHSFILGDKRVSSTEIRGLLAKGNLEQARRLLGHPYALSGKVAHGEKIGRTIGFPTANIALKRKVSPVRGVFAVKLYWDGSDIYEGVANVGFRPTVNGQNCQLEVHLFDFEGDLYGRTVEVELVAKIRDEQPFKSLDALKLQIKDDADRAKALLGCDAG, encoded by the coding sequence ATGGAACTGATCCGCGGTATACATAATATTTTACCCAGACACCAGGGTTGCGTGCTGACTATTGGGAACTTTGACGGCGTGCATCGTGGGCATGCCGAAGTCATTGCTGCCCTTGTAAAAAAAGCCAAGCAACATGGGGTTCCTGCAACACTCATGACATTCGAACCTCAGCCGCAAGAGTTGTTTAAGGGGGATAATGCCCCGGCTAGGCTGAGTCTGCTGCGTGATAAGATCGTCTTGCTCGATGAACTGGGCATAGATCGTCTGCTGTGCGTCAATTTTAATCAGAAGTTTGCCGCCATGCCCGCCGAAGCCTTTATCGAGGATCTCCTGGTAAAACAGCTAGGAGTGAAATACCTGGTGGTGGGGGATGACTTCTGTTTTGGCAAGCAGCGTCGCGGTAATTTTGCGATGTTAAAGGCCGCCGGTGAAAAATATGGTTTCGCCGTGGTCAATACCCATAGCTTTATCTTAGGGGATAAGCGGGTGAGCTCCACAGAGATTCGTGGACTGCTCGCCAAGGGGAACCTTGAGCAAGCAAGGCGCCTGCTGGGCCATCCATATGCCCTGAGCGGTAAAGTTGCCCATGGCGAGAAAATTGGTCGCACCATAGGTTTTCCTACCGCCAATATCGCCTTGAAACGCAAGGTGTCGCCGGTCAGGGGCGTCTTTGCCGTTAAGCTGTATTGGGATGGTAGTGATATCTATGAAGGGGTGGCCAACGTTGGCTTTAGGCCAACGGTCAACGGACAAAATTGTCAGTTAGAAGTCCATCTGTTTGATTTTGAAGGAGACCTTTATGGTCGCACCGTCGAAGTCGAACTGGTGGCAAAGATTAGGGATGAACAGCCATTTAAGTCTTTAGATGCGCTGAAGCTACAAATTAAAGATGATGCTGACAGGGCCAAGGCCCTGCTTGGCTGCGATGCAGGCTGA
- the murJ gene encoding murein biosynthesis integral membrane protein MurJ → MSKKLFKSGMIVSAMTLISRVLGLVRDVVIANLMGAGSSADVFFFANKIPNFLRRLFAEGAFAQAFVPVLTEYQEKHDDQAVRELLAKVAGTLGLVVTLVTLVGVIASPLLTALFGGGWFLAWLNDEPNGQKFELASLMLKITFPYLWFITFTALAGSILNTRGRFAVSAFTPVFLNVAIISAALFLAPKLDQPEIGLAWGVFAGGLIQFLFQIPFLFREKALVKPSWGWHHPGVVKIRTLMLPALFGVSVSQINLLLDTFIASFLVTGSISWLYYSDRLLEFPLGLFGIAIATVILPALSKKHVNAEGDGFAKTMDWGIKAILLMGVPAMCGLIVLAKPMLMVLFMRGAFTLDDVDMASYSLMAYGSGLLSFMLIKVLAPGYYSRQDTKTPVRYGIVAMVSNMVFNLIFVFPFGYVGLAIATSLSALLNASLLYRGLHRAGVYQISHQTFVFMGKTLVAAALMIAVLYLLLPGVDTWLALSFVGRATQLAYLIGAGAVVYLLAMLLLGIRPWRMKAGF, encoded by the coding sequence TTGAGCAAGAAACTATTTAAGTCAGGCATGATCGTGAGTGCTATGACGCTGATTTCTCGTGTTTTAGGCTTAGTGCGAGACGTGGTTATCGCCAATTTAATGGGGGCAGGGAGTAGCGCCGACGTCTTCTTTTTTGCCAACAAGATCCCAAATTTTTTACGCCGATTATTTGCCGAAGGCGCCTTTGCCCAGGCCTTCGTGCCTGTCTTGACCGAATATCAAGAGAAACATGACGACCAGGCGGTTCGCGAGTTGCTCGCCAAGGTAGCAGGTACGCTTGGACTGGTGGTGACTTTAGTGACTCTGGTGGGGGTGATCGCTTCGCCACTATTAACGGCACTGTTTGGTGGCGGCTGGTTCCTGGCCTGGCTAAACGATGAGCCAAATGGTCAGAAGTTCGAGCTGGCATCACTAATGTTGAAGATCACCTTCCCCTACCTCTGGTTTATTACCTTTACCGCCCTGGCGGGATCGATACTCAACACCCGTGGCCGCTTTGCAGTGTCGGCCTTTACCCCGGTGTTTTTAAACGTTGCCATCATCAGTGCTGCGCTGTTTCTGGCGCCTAAGCTCGATCAGCCGGAGATAGGCCTGGCCTGGGGCGTCTTCGCCGGTGGCCTGATCCAGTTTTTGTTTCAGATCCCCTTTCTATTTAGAGAGAAGGCTCTGGTTAAGCCGTCATGGGGCTGGCATCACCCTGGCGTCGTTAAGATACGTACCCTGATGCTACCCGCGCTGTTTGGCGTGTCTGTGTCGCAGATCAACTTGCTGCTCGATACCTTTATCGCCAGTTTCTTGGTGACGGGGTCGATCAGCTGGCTCTACTACTCAGATCGACTGCTGGAATTCCCCTTAGGTCTGTTTGGTATCGCCATCGCTACCGTTATCTTGCCCGCGCTGTCGAAGAAGCATGTTAATGCGGAGGGGGATGGTTTTGCCAAGACGATGGATTGGGGGATTAAGGCGATTCTGCTGATGGGGGTGCCAGCCATGTGCGGCCTGATCGTCCTGGCTAAGCCCATGTTGATGGTGCTCTTCATGCGCGGCGCCTTCACGCTAGATGATGTGGATATGGCCTCTTATAGTTTAATGGCCTATGGTTCGGGTCTGCTGAGTTTCATGTTGATCAAGGTGCTGGCGCCGGGCTATTACTCCCGTCAGGATACCAAAACCCCTGTGCGTTACGGCATAGTCGCCATGGTGAGTAACATGGTGTTTAATCTGATTTTTGTGTTTCCATTCGGTTATGTGGGCTTGGCGATTGCCACCTCGTTATCGGCGCTGCTCAATGCAAGCCTGCTTTATCGTGGCCTGCATCGCGCCGGGGTGTATCAGATCTCGCATCAGACTTTTGTGTTTATGGGTAAAACTTTGGTTGCCGCCGCGCTGATGATCGCCGTGCTTTATCTATTGTTACCAGGCGTTGATACCTGGCTAGCGCTTTCATTTGTGGGCAGGGCAACTCAGCTGGCCTATTTGATTGGCGCAGGGGCTGTGGTCTACCTGCTGGCTATGTTATTGTTGGGAATTCGCCCCTGGAGGATGAAAGCTGGCTTTTGA
- the rpsT gene encoding 30S ribosomal protein S20 has translation MANSKSAKKRALQSEKRRQHNASRRSMLRSYVKKVIAAINTGDHKAATEAFNAAQPIVDRMATKGLIHKNKAARHKARLNAKIKALAA, from the coding sequence TTGGCTAATAGCAAGTCTGCAAAGAAGCGCGCGCTTCAATCTGAAAAACGTCGTCAGCACAACGCTAGCCGTCGTTCTATGCTACGTTCTTACGTTAAGAAAGTAATCGCTGCGATCAACACTGGCGATCACAAAGCGGCAACTGAAGCATTCAATGCTGCACAACCAATTGTTGACCGTATGGCGACTAAAGGTCTTATTCACAAGAATAAAGCTGCCCGTCATAAGGCTCGTCTAAACGCTAAGATCAAAGCACTAGCTGCTTAA
- a CDS encoding ArsR/SmtB family transcription factor — MNIELMQQRADNAVVLLKALANERRLFILCYLLSEGEMCVGEMNKKLGLSQSALSQHLAWLRKDNLVETRKEAQTVFYSLKSKEVSEIIKLLNTIYCH, encoded by the coding sequence ATGAATATAGAATTGATGCAGCAACGAGCGGATAATGCTGTTGTATTGCTAAAGGCTTTAGCAAATGAACGCCGGCTGTTCATCTTATGCTACTTGTTGAGCGAAGGTGAGATGTGCGTCGGTGAGATGAATAAAAAGCTAGGGCTTAGCCAATCTGCGCTGTCGCAACACTTAGCATGGCTTCGTAAAGACAATTTGGTCGAAACGCGAAAAGAAGCGCAAACGGTATTTTATTCGCTGAAAAGCAAGGAAGTATCTGAAATTATTAAGTTACTTAACACTATCTATTGCCACTAA
- a CDS encoding M28 family peptidase, translated as MKSSPLILLTTLFFGGLFACQNAAATDTNQSVSAKLQRQALSSSLAYDIVESLTVEVGPRLAGSDKDLVAVEWAEKKLGSLGFDKVYKEAVQVPVWQRGEATANIVSPYAQPLVLTALGGSIGTPEEGISAPIVRFETLDELKQADQSLVAGKIVFIDHVTPRFKTGKGYGMTVGGRSRGAIAAAEKGALAIVIRSIGTDHDRMAHTGMMRYQEGVNKIPAAAMSNPDADLVTLMLKRDPNVVLHLEMSPKNLGYATSYNVIAEVTGSRKPDEIVLIGAHLDSWDEGTGAIDDGAGVAIVTAAGHYISQLPVKPARTVRVVLYAAEELGLIGGKSYAKDHQAELAKHYIATESDFGAGRIYQIDFNVADKAFAAVQAHTGSMQDNGVAPGNNKASGGPDVSMLPGYGVPVASLRQDGSDYFDYHHTPNDTLDKIDPEALAQNAAAYAQFAYLMAQSEIELRPLTPKAK; from the coding sequence ATGAAAAGCTCCCCTCTCATCCTCCTAACGACACTCTTTTTCGGCGGCCTATTTGCCTGTCAAAATGCGGCGGCAACAGACACAAATCAAAGTGTTAGTGCCAAGCTACAGCGGCAAGCACTCTCTTCAAGCCTGGCCTATGATATTGTCGAATCACTCACGGTCGAAGTCGGCCCTAGACTCGCCGGCAGCGACAAAGACTTGGTCGCCGTAGAGTGGGCAGAGAAAAAGTTAGGCTCACTAGGTTTTGATAAGGTCTATAAGGAAGCCGTTCAGGTGCCCGTATGGCAACGAGGCGAGGCCACGGCCAATATCGTCTCCCCTTATGCCCAGCCATTGGTGCTCACCGCCTTAGGTGGCAGTATCGGCACGCCGGAAGAAGGGATTAGCGCGCCAATCGTCCGCTTCGAGACTCTGGACGAACTGAAGCAAGCCGATCAGAGTCTGGTTGCGGGCAAGATTGTCTTTATCGACCACGTCACCCCTAGATTCAAGACGGGTAAAGGCTATGGCATGACGGTTGGCGGACGATCACGGGGCGCCATCGCCGCCGCAGAGAAAGGCGCACTCGCCATAGTGATCCGCTCCATCGGCACAGACCATGACAGAATGGCCCATACCGGCATGATGCGCTATCAAGAAGGGGTAAATAAGATCCCGGCTGCAGCCATGTCCAATCCTGATGCAGACTTGGTCACCCTGATGCTTAAGCGCGATCCCAACGTCGTGCTACATCTTGAGATGAGCCCTAAGAACCTTGGCTACGCCACATCCTATAATGTGATTGCCGAGGTTACTGGCAGCAGAAAACCCGATGAGATAGTGCTTATCGGTGCGCACCTGGATTCATGGGATGAAGGTACTGGCGCCATCGATGACGGTGCAGGCGTGGCCATTGTGACCGCCGCAGGCCATTACATCTCTCAGTTACCCGTTAAACCTGCCCGTACGGTTCGCGTGGTGCTCTACGCCGCCGAAGAACTGGGATTAATTGGCGGTAAGAGCTACGCCAAAGACCATCAAGCCGAGCTGGCGAAACACTATATTGCCACCGAATCTGATTTTGGCGCCGGGCGTATCTACCAGATCGACTTTAACGTTGCCGATAAGGCCTTTGCCGCCGTACAGGCCCATACCGGCTCGATGCAGGATAATGGCGTCGCCCCAGGCAACAACAAGGCCTCTGGTGGCCCTGATGTCTCCATGCTGCCAGGCTATGGCGTACCAGTTGCGTCACTCAGACAAGATGGCAGTGACTATTTCGACTATCACCACACGCCAAACGATACCTTGGATAAGATCGATCCTGAGGCGCTGGCGCAAAATGCGGCCGCCTACGCCCAGTTTGCTTACCTCATGGCGCAATCTGAGATTGAGCTAAGACCGCTAACCCCTAAGGCCAAATAA
- the yaaA gene encoding peroxide stress protein YaaA, with amino-acid sequence MLILVSPAKTLDYETPASTQTFTLPALLEHSEALIKVCRELTPADIASLMKVSDKIAGLNAARFAQWHRDFNLGNAKQALFAFRGDVYTGLDADTLSEESLERAQRHLRILSGLYGLLRPLDLMQAYRLEMGTKLANDRGANLYQFWGDIVTEEVNKALAEQGDDILVNLASNEYFKAVKPKQIQGQVITPIFKDKKNGQYKVISFFAKKARGMMVRYMLDNKVSRYEELLKFDIAGYYYSEAESSVNEPVFLREEQA; translated from the coding sequence ATGCTGATCTTAGTCTCTCCGGCTAAAACCCTGGATTATGAAACGCCAGCAAGTACCCAAACCTTTACTTTGCCTGCACTGCTCGAACACAGTGAAGCCTTGATAAAGGTGTGTCGAGAGCTAACACCAGCCGATATCGCCTCCTTGATGAAGGTCAGCGACAAGATTGCAGGGCTCAATGCCGCACGTTTTGCACAGTGGCATCGCGATTTTAATCTGGGCAATGCCAAGCAGGCGCTGTTTGCCTTTCGTGGCGATGTCTATACCGGGCTGGATGCCGATACTCTGTCTGAGGAGAGCCTGGAGCGCGCCCAGCGGCATCTGCGTATCCTGTCAGGCCTCTATGGCCTGCTGCGCCCTCTGGACCTGATGCAGGCTTACCGTCTGGAGATGGGCACTAAGCTGGCGAATGACCGCGGGGCGAACCTATATCAGTTTTGGGGCGATATAGTTACCGAGGAGGTCAACAAGGCGCTGGCCGAGCAGGGCGATGATATCCTGGTGAACCTGGCATCAAACGAGTACTTTAAAGCGGTGAAGCCAAAGCAGATCCAGGGACAGGTGATCACGCCTATCTTTAAGGATAAGAAGAATGGTCAGTATAAGGTGATTAGTTTCTTCGCCAAGAAGGCCCGCGGCATGATGGTGCGCTACATGCTTGATAACAAAGTGAGCCGCTATGAAGAGCTTCTTAAGTTTGACATCGCGGGCTATTACTACAGTGAGGCGGAGTCCAGCGTTAATGAGCCTGTGTTTCTGCGAGAAGAGCAAGCCTAA
- a CDS encoding alanine/glycine:cation symporter family protein has protein sequence MFESVLNLVDSTINAVNGMLWGSVLIYVLVAAGVLFTLRLGFIQLRMFGHGSKLVLQGREKTNGISSFQVFCTSMAARVGTGNMAGVAVAITVGGAGAVFWMWLIALLGMATAFIESTLAQVYKVKDSDGQYRGGPAYYMEQGLGKRWMGSLFSVLLIIAFGFAFNAAQANTMTDALNNAFGLDKTMVGLVIVAVAAYIISGGLKKVAKASELIVPVMAVAYLAIALIVLVMNLEQVPAALAYIVKSAFGWEEAAGGAMGAMMAGIARGLFSNEAGMGSAANIAASASPNPNHPASQGFVQMIGVFVDTIVICSATAAIILLSGVLDAPGEQKGIGLLQLALTNEVGGWAAYFVAFAIILFCFSSIIANYSYAESNILFLSKSKKVLYTFRALVLAMVMAGSVASLQLVWNFADVSMGLMALVNIAAIVMLSKVAFAVIKDYEVQLKAGKVPTFDAAHFPELNGLDEKIWKGKPSADVLAKEEGKSIAVPEV, from the coding sequence ATGTTTGAATCTGTATTAAATTTAGTCGATTCGACTATCAACGCGGTAAACGGCATGCTGTGGGGCAGTGTGCTGATTTACGTGCTGGTCGCTGCGGGCGTGTTGTTTACATTGAGATTGGGCTTTATCCAATTACGTATGTTTGGTCACGGTAGCAAGTTAGTGCTACAAGGCCGTGAAAAAACCAATGGCATTTCGTCGTTCCAGGTATTTTGTACCTCTATGGCGGCCCGTGTGGGCACGGGTAACATGGCAGGGGTCGCGGTGGCAATTACAGTCGGTGGCGCCGGCGCCGTGTTCTGGATGTGGCTCATCGCCCTGCTTGGGATGGCAACCGCCTTCATCGAGTCGACCCTGGCTCAGGTATACAAGGTTAAAGACAGCGACGGTCAGTACCGTGGTGGCCCGGCCTATTATATGGAGCAAGGGCTAGGCAAACGCTGGATGGGTTCCCTGTTCTCTGTCTTACTGATCATCGCCTTCGGTTTTGCCTTCAATGCGGCCCAGGCCAATACCATGACTGATGCACTCAACAATGCTTTTGGGCTAGATAAGACTATGGTGGGTCTGGTGATTGTCGCTGTTGCGGCCTATATCATCAGCGGCGGCCTGAAGAAAGTGGCCAAGGCCTCTGAGCTCATCGTGCCTGTGATGGCGGTGGCTTATCTGGCGATTGCCCTGATCGTTCTGGTGATGAACCTTGAGCAGGTGCCTGCGGCGCTAGCTTATATCGTCAAGAGCGCCTTTGGTTGGGAAGAAGCAGCCGGCGGCGCTATGGGCGCCATGATGGCGGGTATCGCAAGAGGGTTATTCTCTAACGAAGCGGGTATGGGCAGTGCGGCCAATATTGCGGCGTCAGCATCTCCAAATCCTAACCATCCAGCCTCTCAGGGCTTCGTGCAGATGATAGGCGTGTTTGTCGATACCATAGTGATCTGTAGCGCTACCGCGGCCATCATCTTGTTATCGGGCGTACTGGATGCGCCGGGTGAGCAGAAGGGCATAGGTCTGTTGCAATTAGCGCTCACCAACGAGGTGGGTGGCTGGGCTGCTTATTTTGTCGCCTTCGCTATCATTCTCTTCTGCTTCTCTTCGATCATCGCTAACTACAGCTATGCGGAGAGTAATATCCTGTTCCTGAGTAAGAGCAAGAAGGTGCTCTATACTTTCCGCGCCTTGGTTTTGGCCATGGTGATGGCGGGTTCTGTGGCCTCTCTGCAATTGGTGTGGAACTTTGCCGATGTCTCTATGGGCTTGATGGCGCTAGTGAATATTGCCGCCATCGTTATGCTCTCTAAGGTGGCCTTTGCGGTGATCAAAGATTACGAAGTGCAGCTAAAGGCTGGTAAGGTACCGACCTTCGATGCGGCGCATTTCCCTGAGCTTAACGGTCTGGATGAGAAGATCTGGAAGGGCAAGCCCAGTGCCGATGTCTTGGCGAAAGAGGAAGGCAAGTCGATTGCCGTCCCCGAGGTCTAG